Proteins encoded by one window of Chromobacterium violaceum ATCC 12472:
- the rplO gene encoding 50S ribosomal protein L15, which produces MLLNTVQPGVGAKHAKRRVGRGIGSGLGKTCGRGHKGQKSRAGGFHKVGFEGGQMPLQRRLPKRGFKSLTARFVCEVRLSELNLLPVDEIDLLALKQAGLVAAQAQVAKVVLSGKVERAVKLRGISVTAGARAAIEAAGGSIE; this is translated from the coding sequence ATGCTGCTGAACACCGTACAACCGGGCGTCGGCGCCAAGCATGCCAAGCGCCGTGTCGGCCGTGGCATTGGTTCCGGCCTGGGCAAGACTTGCGGCCGCGGCCACAAGGGCCAGAAGAGCCGTGCCGGTGGTTTCCACAAGGTAGGCTTCGAAGGCGGTCAAATGCCGCTGCAACGTCGTCTGCCGAAGCGTGGCTTCAAGTCTCTGACGGCTCGCTTCGTATGCGAAGTTCGCCTGTCCGAACTGAACCTGCTGCCGGTCGACGAAATCGATCTGCTGGCTCTCAAGCAAGCCGGTCTGGTGGCTGCTCAGGCACAAGTTGCCAAGGTAGTCCTGTCCGGCAAGGTTGAGCGCGCGGTCAAACTGCGTGGTATCAGCGTTACCGCTGGCGCCCGCGCTGCCATCGAGGCTGCCGGCGGCAGCATTGAATAA
- the rpmD gene encoding 50S ribosomal protein L30 yields MSNAKTVKVTLVKSLIGRLESHKACARGLGLKKIRQTVEVLDTPENRGMINKISYLLKFEG; encoded by the coding sequence ATGAGTAACGCCAAGACTGTCAAGGTCACTCTGGTAAAGAGCCTGATCGGTCGCCTGGAGTCTCACAAGGCTTGCGCCCGTGGTCTGGGTCTGAAGAAGATCCGTCAGACTGTTGAAGTGCTCGATACCCCTGAAAACCGTGGCATGATCAACAAGATCAGCTACCTGCTCAAATTCGAGGGCTAA
- the rpsE gene encoding 30S ribosomal protein S5 has translation MAKHEMEDRGDGLVEKMISVNRVTKVVKGGRIMAFSALTVVGDGDGGIGMGKGRSKEVPVAVQKAMEQARHNMMKIKLYNGTVKHTVEGRHGATRVLIQPAKDGTGVKAGGPMRAIFDAMGIHNVSAKIHGSTNPYNVVRATLDGLSKINTPAQIAAKRGLSIEDILGVGHE, from the coding sequence ATGGCTAAGCACGAAATGGAAGATCGCGGCGACGGTCTGGTCGAGAAAATGATCAGCGTCAACCGCGTCACCAAAGTGGTCAAGGGCGGCCGTATCATGGCTTTCTCGGCCCTGACCGTGGTTGGTGATGGCGACGGCGGTATCGGCATGGGTAAGGGCCGTTCCAAGGAAGTTCCGGTTGCCGTACAAAAGGCGATGGAACAAGCCCGCCACAACATGATGAAGATCAAGCTGTACAACGGCACCGTGAAGCACACCGTTGAAGGCCGTCATGGCGCCACCCGCGTCCTGATCCAACCGGCCAAGGACGGTACCGGCGTGAAAGCCGGCGGTCCGATGCGCGCGATCTTCGACGCAATGGGTATTCACAATGTTTCGGCCAAGATCCATGGCTCCACGAACCCGTACAACGTGGTGCGTGCGACCCTGGACGGCCTGAGCAAGATCAATACTCCTGCGCAAATCGCCGCCAAGCGCGGTCTGAGCATCGAGGACATCCTGGGGGTGGGTCATGAGTAA
- the rplR gene encoding 50S ribosomal protein L18: MDKKQTRLRRARKTRARIAELKMVRLSVHRTNSHIYAQIIDETGNKVLASASSLEADVRSAMANGGNVAAAAVIGKRIAEKAKAAGIEQVAFDRSGFKYHGRMKALADAAREHGLVF; encoded by the coding sequence ATGGACAAGAAACAGACTCGACTCCGCCGCGCACGCAAAACCCGTGCCCGGATCGCGGAGCTCAAGATGGTGCGTCTCTCTGTACATCGCACCAACAGCCACATTTACGCCCAGATCATTGACGAGACCGGCAACAAGGTACTGGCCAGCGCTTCTTCGCTGGAAGCCGATGTCCGCTCCGCAATGGCCAATGGTGGCAACGTGGCGGCCGCAGCCGTGATCGGCAAGCGTATTGCCGAAAAGGCAAAGGCCGCTGGCATCGAGCAAGTCGCTTTCGATCGTTCCGGTTTCAAATACCACGGTCGCATGAAGGCACTGGCTGACGCCGCTCGCGAGCACGGCCTCGTATTCTAA
- the rplF gene encoding 50S ribosomal protein L6: MSRVAKNPVAIPAGVEVKFGAADVTVKGALGSLSTALCNDVEVKLDNGQLTFAAKNDSKFARAMSGTLRALLNNMVNGVSKGFEKKLQLVGVGYRAQAQGDTLNLSLGFSHPVAHKMPAGIKVETPTQTEILVKGADKQLVGQVAAEIRAYRSPEPYKGKGVRYADEVVVLKETKKK; encoded by the coding sequence ATGTCTCGCGTAGCTAAGAATCCGGTAGCCATCCCGGCTGGCGTCGAAGTGAAGTTCGGCGCTGCAGACGTGACTGTGAAGGGCGCCTTGGGCTCCCTGAGCACCGCGCTGTGCAACGACGTCGAAGTCAAGCTGGACAACGGCCAGCTGACCTTCGCCGCCAAGAACGACAGCAAGTTCGCGCGTGCCATGTCCGGCACCCTGCGTGCCCTGCTGAACAACATGGTTAACGGCGTATCCAAGGGCTTCGAGAAGAAGCTGCAGCTGGTCGGCGTGGGCTACCGTGCCCAGGCTCAAGGCGATACCCTGAACCTGTCTCTGGGTTTCTCGCACCCGGTGGCTCACAAGATGCCCGCTGGCATCAAGGTTGAGACTCCGACTCAGACCGAGATCCTGGTCAAGGGCGCTGACAAGCAGCTCGTGGGCCAGGTCGCTGCCGAAATCCGCGCTTACCGTTCGCCGGAGCCCTACAAGGGCAAGGGTGTTCGCTACGCCGATGAGGTTGTGGTTCTGAAAGAAACCAAGAAGAAGTAA
- the rpsH gene encoding 30S ribosomal protein S8: protein MSMHDPISDMLTRIRNGQHASKVKVSMPSSKLKIALAQVLKEEGYIEDFAIAGEEKKPVLDIQLKYYAGRPVIERIERVSRPGLRVYKGSTEIPKVMNGLGVAILSTSKGVMTDRKARAAGIGGELLCVVA from the coding sequence ATGAGCATGCACGATCCTATTTCCGATATGTTGACCCGCATCCGCAACGGCCAACACGCTTCCAAGGTCAAGGTTTCCATGCCTTCCTCGAAGCTGAAGATTGCGCTGGCGCAGGTGCTGAAAGAAGAAGGCTACATCGAAGACTTCGCCATCGCTGGCGAAGAGAAGAAGCCTGTTCTCGATATCCAGCTCAAGTACTACGCTGGCCGTCCGGTGATCGAGCGCATCGAGCGCGTATCCCGTCCTGGCCTGCGCGTGTACAAGGGCTCCACCGAAATCCCGAAGGTCATGAATGGTCTGGGCGTGGCGATCCTGTCCACCTCCAAGGGCGTGATGACCGATCGCAAAGCGCGCGCAGCCGGCATCGGCGGCGAACTGCTCTGCGTCGTGGCATAA
- the rpsN gene encoding 30S ribosomal protein S14, giving the protein MARLALINREEKRVKLAEKFSAKREALIATINNQNLSEEERFAARLQLQQLPRNASPVRQRRRCAVTGRPRGVFRKFGLGRNKLREIAMKGEIPGVVKASW; this is encoded by the coding sequence ATGGCACGACTTGCACTGATCAACCGTGAAGAGAAGCGCGTCAAGCTGGCAGAGAAGTTTTCCGCCAAGCGTGAGGCCCTGATCGCCACCATCAACAACCAGAACCTCTCGGAAGAAGAGCGTTTTGCCGCCCGCCTGCAACTGCAGCAGCTGCCGCGCAACGCTTCTCCGGTTCGCCAGCGTCGTCGCTGCGCCGTGACCGGTCGTCCGCGTGGTGTGTTCCGCAAATTCGGTTTGGGTCGCAACAAGCTGCGTGAGATCGCCATGAAGGGTGAGATTCCGGGTGTTGTGAAGGCCAGCTGGTAA